The proteins below are encoded in one region of Deinococcus budaensis:
- a CDS encoding DUF3560 domain-containing protein: protein MTGEREPLGTAVYNVEDDTLRWTPGARLDANEYARTREAGFRWWRGSEAWVATWTPEREDFLLEFVESIEHETDPDDPDARLTRFAGRAAAAEGRAGERRQAASAGLPPMGEPIKVGHHSEGRHRRAIERSEQNMRKAVEEGRKAEYWQQRAAGVERRARQKSDPGVVRRRIEKLEAELRRVQRSLADLEARPPTPDRQASWDRSAAHWRRWAEHLELRLAFERARLEGLAPAPFAPSSSYKKGDVLLSSRYGKVEVLRVGPKNVRVKILEGGARGMQMMARPNELRRPDEDVSTSG from the coding sequence ATGACCGGCGAGCGCGAGCCGCTGGGCACGGCGGTTTACAACGTTGAGGATGACACCCTGCGCTGGACGCCCGGCGCCCGCCTGGACGCCAACGAGTACGCCCGGACCCGTGAGGCCGGGTTCCGGTGGTGGCGCGGGTCGGAGGCCTGGGTCGCCACCTGGACGCCCGAACGCGAGGACTTCCTGCTGGAGTTCGTGGAATCCATCGAGCACGAGACCGACCCCGACGACCCGGACGCCAGGCTCACCCGCTTCGCGGGCCGCGCCGCTGCTGCCGAAGGGCGGGCAGGGGAGAGGCGCCAGGCCGCGTCCGCAGGCCTGCCCCCGATGGGCGAGCCGATCAAGGTCGGGCACCACTCGGAGGGGCGGCACCGCCGGGCCATCGAACGCAGTGAACAGAACATGCGAAAGGCGGTGGAGGAGGGCCGCAAGGCCGAGTACTGGCAGCAGCGGGCGGCAGGTGTCGAGCGACGTGCCCGGCAGAAGTCGGACCCTGGCGTGGTTCGGCGCCGGATCGAGAAGCTGGAGGCGGAGCTGCGGCGGGTGCAGCGGTCGCTCGCGGATCTGGAGGCGCGTCCACCCACGCCGGATCGGCAGGCATCGTGGGACCGGAGTGCGGCCCACTGGCGCCGCTGGGCCGAGCACCTGGAGTTGCGGCTGGCCTTCGAGCGTGCCCGGTTGGAGGGGCTGGCACCCGCGCCTTTCGCCCCCTCTTCCAGCTACAAGAAGGGCGACGTGCTGCTCAGCAGCCGGTACGGGAAGGTCGAGGTCCTGCGGGTCGGCCCCAAGAACGTCCGCGTGAAGATTCTGGAGGGCGGCGCCCGGGGGATGCAGATGATGGCCAGGCCCAACGAGCTGCGCCGCCCGGACGAGGACGTGTCCACCAGCGGTTGA
- a CDS encoding thermonuclease family protein, which produces MQLSPFPPDPGADRYVYDRLQVLRVVDGDTVVLRFPLPFNVLADLDVRLLGIDAPERVGASRAAGEAAKTYLAALLDSGDALRARSHKTDRYGRYLAELWLRRGGEWHNVSLLLLEAGHASPYDGGARR; this is translated from the coding sequence GTGCAGCTTTCCCCCTTCCCGCCCGATCCGGGCGCCGACCGCTACGTCTACGACCGTCTCCAGGTGCTGCGGGTGGTGGACGGGGACACCGTCGTGCTGCGCTTTCCGCTGCCGTTCAACGTGCTGGCCGACCTCGACGTGAGGCTGCTGGGCATCGACGCCCCCGAACGGGTGGGCGCCAGCCGGGCGGCGGGTGAGGCGGCGAAAACCTACCTCGCCGCGCTGCTCGACTCCGGGGACGCGCTGCGGGCGCGCTCGCACAAAACCGACCGCTACGGCCGCTACCTCGCCGAGCTGTGGCTGCGGCGGGGCGGCGAGTGGCACAACGTCAGCCTGTTGCTGCTGGAGGCGGGCCACGCCTCGCCCTATGACGGCGGCGCTCGTCGCTAA
- a CDS encoding helix-turn-helix domain-containing protein, whose protein sequence is MPAALSPTDQRIRDALRAAMDGSSPRVTQQALADRLGVSQPAVAAMLAGRRGQVPQSLIDMLEALGLEIVVQPKQQPVQQHQPSPTRSDLP, encoded by the coding sequence ATGCCTGCTGCGCTCTCCCCCACTGACCAGCGGATTCGTGACGCCCTGCGCGCTGCAATGGACGGCTCGTCTCCCCGCGTCACTCAGCAAGCTCTGGCGGATCGCCTGGGCGTCAGCCAGCCTGCGGTCGCCGCCATGCTGGCTGGACGACGCGGGCAGGTTCCGCAGAGTCTGATCGACATGCTGGAGGCCCTCGGACTGGAGATCGTGGTGCAGCCGAAGCAGCAACCCGTGCAGCAACACCAACCTTCTCCAACCCGCTCAGACCTGCCGTAA
- a CDS encoding alkaline phosphatase D family protein: protein MNVVQQKHTNLISTTAYTSHAVTLAAPATAGNLLFALISVDKGPTAIATPSGWTLLEAYTTASTSAALCYRVAAGGETGLIVTWDVGRLSSSLFLLEASGLTATPTFTSLNSGENNVNAIDFPPMNLPGAGTALVAYVNDSHGAVIPTSTGGITRLSSTGSAEGDRTASIPECFVGYHDAAAAETFDAAVGFPSAATDQSYGAIVFFPASAGTPAATLRWAWSGVGTQTGGTVVAKTSAAASVRLRYSTAADLSGAQDTPAVTTAAPDLTARFTPGGLTPGTVYHYGVVIDGVLQAARGKFKTAPAAPASFTLVASSCAATGSTSTVFARIAARNPDVMLQMGDLHYSDISGNDPPQYRAAYDNSVGVSQQQALYRQVGTSYVWSDHDFGPNNSDSTSPGKPAAMAVYRTHVPSLPLPAEGVYHTFTWGRVQVIATDQRYFATPATATDNASKTKLGATQKQWFKDTCLAAKAAGRAIVWVNPEPWIGAAGTGEDHWGMYATERAELATFFQQNGLNDRLVIVSGDMHGLALDDGTNSNYAAAPAGKGPPVYQAGSLDQSGSVKGGPYTGGSLAGPGQYGLLIVTDTGGATLTVQFQGIKPDETVWNSHTATLSVPPVQAPYMTVENGQQRLVPFPALGGTPSPHAASHAEGGTDPITPASIGAATTGHVHNAATTTVPGFLSAADKSKLDGLSSYTDEQAQDAAASLLTTGTHSGITFAYDDVAGKLNASVSVSGGVTTKAITANTAANTTVTPATITGLDFPLLASTTYGFEFMILFQSAAPATGIALNLLTTNTAQLAANADIPAAADGTAGTFHGWITASADKVIGTGVQAATTTYVALIYGVVRTTASAGTIVPQFSSEVAGSGITVMAESHGRLWAVR, encoded by the coding sequence TTGAACGTCGTCCAGCAGAAACACACCAACCTGATCTCCACGACCGCCTACACCTCGCACGCCGTCACGCTGGCCGCGCCCGCCACCGCAGGCAACCTGCTGTTCGCACTGATCAGCGTGGACAAGGGGCCGACGGCCATCGCCACCCCGAGCGGCTGGACCCTGCTGGAGGCCTACACCACGGCGAGCACCTCCGCCGCCCTGTGCTACCGGGTCGCGGCGGGCGGCGAGACCGGGCTGATTGTCACCTGGGACGTGGGCCGCCTCTCCTCGTCCCTGTTCCTGCTGGAGGCGAGCGGCCTGACCGCCACGCCCACCTTCACCAGCCTGAACAGCGGCGAGAACAACGTCAACGCCATCGACTTTCCCCCGATGAATCTCCCCGGCGCGGGCACGGCGCTCGTCGCCTACGTGAACGACAGTCACGGCGCGGTCATCCCCACCTCCACGGGCGGCATCACCCGGCTGTCCTCGACCGGGTCGGCGGAGGGGGACCGGACCGCCTCCATTCCCGAGTGTTTCGTGGGCTACCACGACGCCGCGGCAGCCGAGACGTTCGACGCGGCGGTGGGCTTCCCCAGCGCGGCCACAGATCAGTCCTACGGGGCCATCGTGTTCTTCCCCGCCTCGGCGGGCACCCCGGCCGCGACCCTGCGCTGGGCCTGGAGCGGCGTCGGCACCCAGACCGGGGGCACGGTCGTCGCCAAGACCTCGGCGGCGGCCAGCGTGCGGCTGCGCTACAGCACGGCCGCCGACCTCAGCGGGGCGCAGGACACGCCCGCGGTGACGACCGCCGCGCCGGACCTCACGGCGCGCTTCACCCCTGGCGGCCTGACGCCCGGCACCGTCTATCACTACGGGGTGGTCATCGACGGGGTGCTGCAAGCGGCCCGGGGCAAGTTCAAGACCGCGCCCGCCGCGCCCGCCAGCTTCACCCTGGTCGCCTCCAGCTGCGCGGCGACCGGCAGCACATCCACCGTGTTCGCCCGCATCGCCGCCCGCAACCCGGACGTCATGTTGCAGATGGGGGACCTGCACTACAGCGACATCTCCGGCAACGATCCTCCCCAGTACCGGGCGGCCTATGACAACTCCGTGGGGGTCAGTCAACAGCAGGCGCTGTACCGCCAGGTCGGGACCAGCTATGTCTGGTCCGACCACGATTTCGGCCCCAACAACTCCGACTCAACCTCGCCGGGCAAGCCAGCGGCGATGGCCGTCTACCGGACGCATGTGCCGTCGCTGCCCCTGCCCGCAGAGGGCGTGTATCACACGTTTACCTGGGGGCGCGTGCAGGTCATCGCCACCGACCAGCGGTATTTCGCCACGCCCGCCACAGCCACCGACAACGCCAGCAAGACCAAGCTGGGCGCAACTCAGAAGCAGTGGTTCAAGGACACTTGCCTCGCGGCCAAAGCCGCAGGGCGCGCCATCGTCTGGGTGAATCCCGAACCCTGGATCGGCGCGGCGGGCACGGGCGAGGACCACTGGGGTATGTATGCCACCGAGCGGGCCGAGCTGGCGACGTTCTTCCAGCAAAACGGCCTGAATGATCGCCTGGTGATCGTCTCGGGCGACATGCACGGCCTGGCGCTCGACGACGGCACCAACTCCAACTACGCCGCCGCGCCTGCCGGGAAAGGCCCGCCCGTCTATCAGGCGGGCAGCCTCGATCAGTCCGGCTCGGTCAAGGGTGGCCCGTATACGGGCGGCTCCCTGGCGGGACCCGGGCAGTACGGCCTGCTGATCGTCACCGACACGGGCGGGGCGACGCTGACCGTGCAGTTCCAGGGCATCAAGCCCGACGAGACGGTCTGGAACAGCCACACGGCGACCCTCAGCGTGCCGCCCGTGCAGGCGCCGTATATGACGGTCGAGAACGGGCAGCAGCGCCTGGTGCCGTTTCCCGCCCTGGGCGGAACACCCAGCCCTCACGCGGCCAGCCACGCCGAGGGAGGCACCGACCCGATCACCCCGGCGAGCATCGGGGCGGCGACTACCGGGCACGTCCATAATGCCGCGACCACCACCGTCCCCGGCTTCCTGTCGGCGGCAGACAAAAGCAAGCTCGACGGCCTGAGCAGCTACACCGACGAGCAGGCCCAGGACGCGGCGGCTTCCCTGCTGACGACCGGCACGCACAGCGGCATCACCTTCGCCTACGACGACGTGGCGGGCAAGCTGAACGCCAGCGTCTCCGTCAGCGGCGGCGTCACGACCAAGGCGATCACGGCGAATACGGCGGCCAACACCACCGTCACGCCCGCGACGATCACCGGCCTGGATTTTCCCCTGCTCGCCAGCACCACCTACGGGTTCGAGTTCATGATCCTGTTCCAGTCGGCCGCCCCGGCCACCGGCATCGCGCTGAACCTGCTCACCACCAACACGGCGCAGCTCGCGGCCAACGCGGATATCCCGGCAGCGGCAGACGGCACCGCAGGGACCTTCCACGGCTGGATCACCGCGAGTGCCGACAAGGTGATCGGCACGGGCGTCCAGGCGGCGACCACCACCTATGTCGCCTTGATCTACGGCGTCGTGCGGACCACGGCTTCGGCCGGGACCATCGTGCCGCAGTTCAGCTCGGAGGTCGCGGGGTCAGGCATCACGGTCATGGCCGAGAGCCACGGGCGACTGTGGGCCGTGCGCTAA
- a CDS encoding class I SAM-dependent DNA methyltransferase: MSRASLSHQDFAQRWHERAAKGKESADYPLHWTDLCRLVDHPTPQEAPPEWDYGFQRSVRKVGTRDQGFADVFKAGHFIAEYKGFGKDLGAALQQATLYARELGSPPLIITSDMSRIEVNTAFTGTSPKTYRVTLDDVASNRVIAGSDFHALDVLHSALWKPETLDPRLLRERVTTDATRRIGAVARALTARTNDRTRSAHLMMRLVFAMFAEDVGLLERGLLSQILERARQYPERSLTYFQELFTAMQHGGEFWGKDVRHFNGGLFDSGDALAITAQDAEALLAAAQLDWAEVEPSIFGALFEDSLDTAVRSKRGAHYTSVTDIERIVDRVVLEPLWREWHEVKTEIAVLKRPHKRVERLLTFQQRLAQVRVLDPACGSGNFLFVALKKLLDLEHEVRAAAFVNEAGPFDIPPLVHPRQMLGIEIEPFAHELASITLWIGYFQWKRAHGGNWETPVLQRLDGLQRRDALLTPEGTEAAWPAAEFIVGNPPFLGDKFMRQRLGGEYTLALRGVYGDRLPAQSDLACYWPEKARAAIAAGSSQRAGFVATNSIRGGKNRTVLERIKATGDLFMAWPDEPWAQDGAAVRVSLFAFDGGQEQLRTLNGQATPDINADLSARADVNRAEPLVENRGTAFVGAMKKGKFDIPGALARQWLQLPNPDGACNGDVLKPWVNGMDLTRTPSDRWIVDFNLMTQAEAARYLAPYEYVRTQVKPDRDRVANRLERERWWQHARTAPDLRQAIQPLPRFIGIPRVAKHLLPVWLTPPRVVDGQVVVVARDDDFTFGVLASSIHRTWARAQGTYMGVGNDLRYTPSTCFETFPFPRPAGDQRAEVEKWARYVVQLREHLLAQDEGATLTGLYNAVAQLRAEPDASHPAAALATAHDRLDASVAAAYGWEWSLSEDEVLARLLALNLERASAVTAPA; encoded by the coding sequence ATGTCCCGTGCGTCCCTGTCCCACCAAGACTTCGCCCAGCGCTGGCATGAGCGCGCCGCCAAGGGCAAAGAGTCTGCCGACTATCCGCTCCACTGGACCGACCTCTGCCGCCTGGTCGATCACCCGACGCCCCAGGAGGCTCCCCCGGAGTGGGACTACGGCTTCCAGCGGAGCGTGCGGAAGGTGGGGACCCGGGACCAGGGCTTCGCGGACGTGTTCAAGGCGGGGCACTTCATCGCGGAGTACAAGGGCTTCGGCAAGGACCTGGGCGCCGCGCTCCAGCAGGCCACGCTGTATGCCCGCGAGCTGGGCAGCCCGCCCCTGATCATCACCTCGGACATGAGCCGCATCGAGGTCAACACCGCCTTTACCGGCACCAGCCCCAAGACGTACCGGGTGACGCTCGACGACGTCGCCTCGAACCGCGTGATCGCCGGAAGTGATTTCCACGCGCTGGACGTGCTGCATTCGGCCCTCTGGAAACCCGAGACGCTCGACCCCAGGCTTCTGCGCGAGCGTGTCACGACGGACGCCACCCGGCGCATCGGGGCTGTGGCCCGCGCCCTGACGGCCCGGACGAACGACCGGACGCGGTCCGCCCACCTGATGATGCGGCTGGTGTTCGCCATGTTCGCCGAGGACGTGGGCCTGCTCGAACGGGGGCTGCTGAGTCAGATCCTGGAACGCGCCCGGCAGTACCCCGAGCGCAGCCTGACCTACTTCCAGGAACTGTTCACGGCGATGCAGCACGGCGGCGAGTTCTGGGGCAAGGACGTCCGGCACTTCAACGGCGGGCTGTTCGACAGTGGGGACGCGCTCGCCATCACGGCGCAGGACGCGGAGGCGCTGCTGGCCGCCGCTCAGCTGGACTGGGCCGAGGTGGAACCCAGCATCTTCGGCGCGCTCTTCGAGGACAGCCTGGACACGGCGGTGCGCAGCAAGCGCGGCGCGCATTACACCAGCGTCACCGACATCGAGCGCATTGTGGACCGGGTCGTCCTGGAGCCGCTGTGGCGCGAGTGGCACGAGGTCAAGACGGAGATCGCCGTCCTGAAAAGGCCGCACAAGCGCGTGGAGCGCCTGCTGACGTTCCAGCAGCGCCTGGCGCAGGTGCGGGTGCTCGACCCGGCATGTGGCAGCGGGAATTTCCTGTTCGTCGCCCTGAAGAAACTGCTCGATCTGGAGCACGAGGTCCGGGCAGCGGCGTTCGTGAACGAGGCGGGGCCGTTCGACATCCCGCCCCTGGTGCACCCCCGGCAGATGCTGGGGATCGAGATCGAGCCGTTCGCGCATGAGCTGGCGAGCATCACCCTCTGGATCGGGTACTTTCAGTGGAAGCGGGCGCACGGGGGAAACTGGGAGACGCCGGTCCTGCAACGCCTGGACGGCCTTCAACGGCGGGACGCCCTGCTCACGCCAGAAGGGACGGAAGCCGCCTGGCCCGCGGCGGAGTTCATCGTGGGGAATCCACCGTTTCTGGGGGACAAGTTCATGCGCCAGCGCCTGGGCGGGGAGTACACCTTGGCCCTGCGCGGCGTGTACGGTGACCGGCTCCCGGCCCAGAGCGACCTGGCCTGCTACTGGCCGGAGAAGGCCCGGGCGGCCATCGCCGCAGGCAGCAGCCAGCGCGCGGGCTTCGTGGCGACCAACAGCATCCGGGGCGGCAAGAACCGGACGGTGCTGGAGCGCATCAAGGCGACGGGGGACCTGTTCATGGCCTGGCCGGACGAGCCGTGGGCACAGGACGGGGCGGCCGTGCGGGTCAGTCTCTTCGCTTTCGATGGCGGCCAGGAGCAGCTCAGGACCCTCAACGGTCAGGCGACCCCGGACATCAATGCGGACCTGAGTGCGCGGGCCGATGTGAACCGGGCCGAGCCGCTCGTGGAGAACCGGGGCACCGCGTTCGTCGGCGCCATGAAAAAGGGCAAGTTCGATATCCCTGGCGCCTTGGCCCGGCAGTGGCTGCAGCTGCCCAATCCAGACGGCGCCTGCAATGGGGACGTGCTCAAGCCGTGGGTGAACGGCATGGACCTTACGCGCACGCCCAGTGATCGGTGGATCGTCGATTTCAACCTGATGACCCAGGCGGAAGCGGCGCGCTATCTGGCGCCCTACGAGTATGTCCGGACACAGGTCAAACCGGACCGTGACCGCGTCGCCAACCGGCTGGAGCGTGAGCGGTGGTGGCAGCACGCCCGGACCGCGCCGGATCTGCGGCAGGCGATTCAACCCCTGCCACGGTTCATCGGCATCCCACGGGTTGCCAAGCATCTGCTGCCCGTCTGGCTCACGCCTCCCCGGGTGGTCGACGGGCAGGTGGTCGTGGTGGCCCGCGACGACGACTTCACTTTCGGCGTGCTGGCGTCCAGCATCCACCGGACCTGGGCCAGGGCGCAGGGCACGTATATGGGGGTGGGCAACGACCTGCGCTACACTCCCTCCACCTGCTTCGAGACGTTCCCCTTCCCTCGCCCGGCTGGGGACCAGCGTGCGGAGGTCGAGAAGTGGGCACGCTACGTCGTGCAGCTGCGCGAACACCTGCTGGCTCAGGACGAGGGAGCGACCCTGACCGGCCTGTACAACGCCGTCGCCCAGCTGCGCGCCGAGCCGGACGCCTCGCATCCCGCCGCCGCCCTGGCGACCGCCCACGACCGCCTGGACGCTTCGGTTGCCGCCGCGTATGGCTGGGAGTGGTCCCTGAGCGAGGACGAGGTGCTGGCCCGGCTGCTGGCGCTCAACCTGGAGCGCGCATCTGCGGTCACGGCTCCCGCCTGA
- a CDS encoding restriction endonuclease, which translates to MARRRRRSKKAKKDEAAGGALLVAAVGIFWIGSWIASLSLWVSIPLGVLVITAAVLIIKAVHDRNRKRTLALQDLRALSPRELELHVAQVISALPGWRADATRGSSDQGADVIAVSPRGARVAIQVKHYTGNVGNAAVQEIVASKALYRCVHAAVVTSGPGYTRAAQELARANSVVLWGPEALFQLQAAAQAGTAPSPAVLPG; encoded by the coding sequence ATGGCAAGACGCAGGAGACGCTCGAAAAAGGCGAAGAAGGATGAAGCGGCTGGTGGCGCCCTCTTGGTAGCGGCAGTGGGAATCTTCTGGATCGGCAGCTGGATAGCTAGCCTCTCGCTCTGGGTTTCCATCCCACTGGGCGTACTTGTGATCACAGCCGCAGTGCTAATCATCAAAGCCGTCCATGACCGCAACCGTAAACGCACGCTGGCACTTCAGGACCTGCGCGCGCTCAGTCCGCGAGAACTGGAGTTACATGTCGCTCAGGTTATTTCTGCGCTTCCAGGGTGGCGGGCGGATGCCACACGGGGCAGCAGCGACCAGGGTGCCGACGTCATCGCGGTGAGCCCCCGGGGAGCGCGAGTGGCCATTCAGGTCAAGCACTACACGGGCAACGTCGGAAATGCAGCGGTGCAGGAGATCGTCGCCTCGAAGGCCCTGTACCGCTGCGTCCACGCGGCCGTGGTCACGAGTGGGCCAGGCTACACCCGCGCGGCGCAGGAGTTAGCCCGGGCAAACAGTGTCGTCCTCTGGGGACCGGAGGCGCTCTTTCAGCTTCAGGCAGCAGCGCAAGCAGGGACGGCCCCAAGCCCGGCGGTGCTGCCCGGATGA
- a CDS encoding three-Cys-motif partner protein TcmP, producing MTKDNTDPKRWMMKRQTEVKHQILEHYLKAYMAVQGRRQPTTFHFVDGFAGRGVYQGGEPGSPIIAMRTGEELYGFTNGNARLRVYAVELEPENYLSLSQEVTKARPQCPSIRINLYNKSFADQIDPILQAIPSGEPTFVFIDPFGYDGVDIDTVISILKRPRTESFATFMSSWINRFLSVDGKAALNDKVFGGPEWRDISEVKDEKTQEKVVRLYCTNLLKAAKEQGIHNLIVFPIGIKGDQNGSSIYHLVHLSTSPKARFEMETAVKRRATAVLKGVNLGTIEPLFFMMTQQDPTSDLVLDLLQSRGEMDALTVAGEIWQRRWEDNLTWDGEIRRVFQDLEREGRIEITRPGRIRKLGLVIEEKDRIRLKR from the coding sequence ATGACAAAGGACAATACCGACCCGAAGCGCTGGATGATGAAGCGGCAGACCGAGGTCAAACACCAGATTCTGGAGCACTACCTCAAGGCATATATGGCAGTTCAGGGGCGGAGGCAGCCCACCACTTTTCACTTTGTAGACGGCTTCGCTGGCCGGGGGGTCTATCAGGGTGGGGAACCGGGCTCACCGATCATCGCCATGCGGACAGGCGAAGAGCTGTACGGCTTTACGAATGGCAACGCCAGGTTGCGTGTCTACGCTGTCGAACTGGAGCCGGAAAATTACCTTTCCCTCAGCCAGGAGGTGACTAAAGCCCGCCCCCAATGCCCTAGCATTCGAATCAATCTCTATAATAAGTCCTTCGCAGATCAAATTGACCCAATCTTGCAAGCCATTCCATCAGGGGAGCCAACATTCGTTTTCATTGATCCATTTGGATATGATGGCGTAGACATAGATACTGTTATTAGCATCCTTAAGAGGCCCCGTACGGAGTCATTTGCTACCTTCATGAGTTCATGGATCAATCGGTTTCTCAGCGTGGATGGCAAAGCAGCGCTGAACGATAAGGTTTTTGGCGGACCGGAATGGCGTGATATTTCAGAGGTTAAGGACGAAAAAACGCAGGAGAAGGTAGTGCGTCTCTATTGTACCAACCTTCTTAAGGCTGCTAAGGAACAGGGAATTCACAATCTGATCGTTTTCCCAATTGGTATTAAGGGAGATCAAAATGGCTCAAGCATATATCATCTTGTTCACCTTTCGACTAGCCCAAAGGCGAGATTCGAAATGGAGACAGCAGTTAAGCGTAGAGCTACTGCCGTTTTGAAGGGCGTTAATCTGGGGACTATTGAACCCCTGTTTTTTATGATGACACAGCAGGACCCGACATCTGACCTAGTTCTGGATCTACTGCAATCCCGTGGAGAGATGGACGCTCTGACTGTTGCTGGAGAGATCTGGCAACGACGTTGGGAGGACAATCTGACGTGGGATGGAGAAATCCGACGCGTGTTTCAAGACCTGGAGCGAGAGGGCAGAATTGAGATCACGAGGCCCGGCAGAATTCGGAAGCTCGGCCTCGTGATCGAGGAGAAAGATAGGATCAGATTGAAGCGGTAG
- a CDS encoding DUF5131 family protein, translating into MASPQTGIEWTDRTWNPTTGCNKVSPGCQFCYAESVAHRFTNHFPTGFEFKVRRERLNQPKSWRAPSRIFVDSMSDLFHESMPLDYLQEIFEVMRECPRHVFQILTKREKRLAELAPRLTWPENVWLGVSVENQKYTRRIDVLREVPAHVRFLSCEPLLGPLDLDLTGIQWVITGGESGRKHRPIEEQWVLDIREQCREAGVAFFHKQWGGITPKSRGRLVEGQTYDEMPLAWAEHQARFMPTASI; encoded by the coding sequence ATGGCTAGCCCACAGACAGGAATTGAATGGACAGACCGGACGTGGAACCCCACCACCGGCTGTAACAAGGTCAGCCCTGGCTGCCAGTTCTGTTACGCTGAGAGCGTAGCGCATCGGTTTACCAACCATTTTCCAACTGGCTTCGAGTTCAAAGTTCGCCGGGAACGCCTCAACCAGCCCAAGAGTTGGCGGGCCCCCAGCAGAATTTTTGTGGATTCTATGAGTGATCTATTTCATGAGTCCATGCCATTGGACTACCTTCAAGAGATTTTCGAGGTCATGAGGGAATGCCCACGACACGTCTTCCAAATTTTGACCAAGCGTGAAAAGAGACTGGCAGAGTTGGCTCCACGACTGACCTGGCCTGAGAACGTCTGGCTCGGGGTCTCCGTAGAGAACCAGAAGTACACCAGACGAATCGACGTTTTGCGGGAGGTCCCGGCCCACGTCCGCTTCCTTTCCTGCGAACCACTTCTTGGGCCGTTGGATCTCGATCTCACAGGCATCCAGTGGGTCATCACAGGGGGCGAGTCAGGTCGAAAGCATCGTCCTATCGAGGAGCAGTGGGTGCTGGATATTCGGGAGCAGTGTCGAGAGGCAGGGGTGGCCTTTTTCCACAAGCAATGGGGAGGCATCACCCCCAAGTCTCGTGGCCGACTGGTCGAAGGTCAGACCTACGACGAAATGCCGCTTGCATGGGCAGAACACCAAGCGCGGTTCATGCCTACCGCTTCAATCTGA
- a CDS encoding M15 family metallopeptidase: MSFDFAQAIKTRPRGDLTAQLIEAYGNPKGPGCIERGGGVFEPSPAWIRDHIVDIQVKDLPGFPPYPGKTVTRIRVHRRIEGVVRATFDELERRGLSGKLRTFDGALHGRHMGHDVRRPLSTHAFGIALDFDAQWNGYGVPLSRMEINREVVRCFEECGWHWGGRWTDPYEDGMHVQWTDPLERVAVPEWQDALAGGRPAPVVPPPPKPVFLIPDGKGHWMDIAGQKTEGLHLRVVNATDPYRIWGR; the protein is encoded by the coding sequence ATGAGTTTTGATTTTGCCCAAGCCATCAAGACCCGCCCCAGGGGGGACCTGACCGCCCAGCTGATCGAGGCCTACGGCAACCCCAAGGGACCCGGCTGCATCGAGCGGGGTGGCGGGGTGTTCGAGCCGTCGCCCGCCTGGATACGCGACCACATCGTCGACATTCAGGTCAAAGACCTGCCGGGCTTCCCGCCCTACCCGGGCAAGACGGTCACGCGCATCCGGGTTCACCGCCGCATCGAGGGGGTCGTGCGCGCGACTTTCGACGAGCTGGAACGCCGGGGCCTGAGCGGCAAGCTCCGTACCTTCGACGGCGCGCTGCACGGCCGCCACATGGGCCACGACGTGCGCCGCCCGCTGAGCACCCACGCCTTCGGCATCGCGCTGGACTTCGACGCCCAGTGGAACGGGTACGGCGTGCCGCTCTCCCGGATGGAGATCAACCGCGAGGTGGTCCGCTGTTTCGAGGAGTGTGGCTGGCACTGGGGCGGCCGCTGGACGGACCCCTACGAGGACGGGATGCACGTCCAGTGGACTGATCCGCTGGAGCGGGTGGCCGTGCCCGAGTGGCAGGACGCGCTGGCGGGGGGTAGGCCCGCGCCGGTGGTGCCCCCGCCTCCCAAGCCCGTGTTCCTGATCCCAGACGGGAAGGGCCACTGGATGGACATCGCAGGCCAGAAGACTGAAGGCCTGCACCTGCGGGTGGTCAACGCCACAGACCCCTACCGGATCTGGGGACGCTGA